The window AAAATAAGAATTTAAAACCGATAAGGCAAAAAGTAGGGATTGTCTTTCAATTTCCGGAACACCAATTGTTTGAGGAAACCGTTGAAAAAGATATTTGTTACGGACCGATCAATTTTGGGGTGCCGGAAGAAGAGGCGAAACGGCGAGCACGTCTGGCAGCTAAGAAAGTAGGGCTGCCGGAGGATGTACTGCAGAAATCTCCATTTGACCTGTCAGGCGGCCAAATGAGAAGAGTGGCGATTGCTGGCGTACTGGCGATGGAACCGGAAGTGCTCGTTCTTGATGAACCGACCGCTGGTTTGGATCCGCGGGGAAGGCGGGAAATCATGGATCTCTTTTACAAGCTTCACCAAGAGAAAAAAATGACAACCATTTTAGTCACCCACAGTATGGAAGATGCTGCCTTATATGCTGATGAAATCGTCATTATGCATCAAGGAAAACTGGCCAGAAAAGGAAAGCCAGAAGAGATCTTTTCTTCCCCCGAGGAATTGTTTGGCTTAGGATTAAACGTGCCTGATGTTGTGAAGTTTCAATACATGTTTGAAAAAAAATCAGGAATCCGTTTAGGAAAAACGTGTTTATCCGTTCAAGAATTAGCTGATGAGTTGGAGCGGTTGTACAAGCGGGGTGGTCAGCCATGATGGAAAAGATGATTTTTGGACGCTATGTACCGGGAGATTCCATTGTACATAGGCTGGATCCGCGCTCAAAACTTGTCTTTGTGATTGCTTTTGTGTGTATTGTGTTTTTGGCCAATAATATGGCGACCTATGGCATTTTAACCGCATTTACGGTTTTCCTTATCTTTTTGTCCCGCATTCCGTTTCGTTTTTTGCTGGCGGGGTTGAAGCCGATTTTATGGTTGATCTTGTTTACGTTTTTACTTCAACTCTTTTTTACAAGAGAAGGGCCTCTCGTTTTTCAGCTGGGATTTATCAAATTTTATCAAGTGGGAATCCAGCAGGGAGTTTTTATCTCGTTGCGCTTTTTCATTCTGGTGTTGGTCACATCTTTATTGACGCTGACGACGACACCGATTTCGATTACGGACGGGCTGGAAAGCCTTCTTGGACCGTTTAAAAAAATCAAGCTTCCTGTCCACGAACTGGCGTTGATGATCTCGATAGCACTGCGGTTCATCCCTACTCTTATGGATGAGACAGAAAAAATTATGAAGGCGCAGACGGCTAGAGGAACTGATTTTTCCGGAGGGCCGCTTAAAGAAAGGATCAGAGCGGTTGTACCGCTATTAATTCCGCTGTTTGTCAGTTCTTTTAAACGTGCGGAAGATCTTGCCGTGGCCATGGAGGCGCGAGGCTATAAAGGCGGAGAAGGACGTACCAAATATCGTCTGTTGACTTGGAAACTTCGCGATACTTTTGTTCTTGTGATCATCGTTATTTTTGCTGTGGTGCTATGGCTATTAAGAAGCTAGATGGAGTGTCCTATATGGTTAGAATGAAATGTGTGATTTCGTATGATGGTTCAGGCTTTGCTGGTTATCAAATTCAACCGGCTAAAAGAACGGTCCAATCGGAAATAGAATCAGCATTAAAGGTCCTACATAAAGGAGAAGCAGTAAAAGTGACAGCATCGGGTCGGACCGATGCTGGCGTTCACGCTCGCGGTCAAGTGATCCATTTTGATACGTCCCTTCCGATTCCGGAAACAAAGTGGGTGCAAGTGTTAAATAGCATTTTTCCTGAAGATATTGCAGCCATTCAAGTAGAAGCGGTCGACGATGCCTTTCATGCGCGCTTTTCTGCAACGGGCAAAGAATACCGCTATCGACTGTATACCACTCCCCACCGCGATCCTTTAAAGAGGTTTTATGCCTATCATTTCCCTCATTCATTAAATATAGAGGCGATGGAAGAGGCAGCTCGTTATTTAACGGGAACGCACGATTTTACGAGCTTCTGTTCAGCTAAGACGGAGGTCAAGGATAAAGTACGAACCATCCGCAAAATAGCGATTGTCCAAGAAGGGGAGGAGATTGTTTTTCAGCTGGTCGGAAACGGTTTTTTGTACAATATGGTCAGGATTATCGTCGGCACTCTTTTGGAATGTGGGACAGGAAAACGATCTCCAGGAGAAATCCCTGAAATCTTAGAAGCGAAGGACAGATCGAAAGCCGGGAAAACCGTTCCGCCAGAGGGATTGTATTTATGGAACGTATTCTATGACAACTAATCCAGGCGTAACATTTTCTTGACATTGCTTTTAGAAACCTTTATCATAGATACGGTATGTTATTTAGCCCCACGATAAGCCCCGGAAACTTATTCGTGTTTTTAAATAAATCATATGAAACGACTTTGATTATATGGGAGGGTAAAAAACATGCGTACGACGTATATGGCGAAAGCAAATGAAATCGAACGTAAATGGTACGTTGTAGACGCCGAAGGCCAAACTTTGGGACGTCTTGCAAGTGAAGTAGCATCTATTTTGCGCGGTAAGCATAAACCAACTTACACACCGAATGTTGATACTGGTGACCACGTAATTATTATTAATGCGGAAAAAATTGAATTAACTGGCAAAAAATTAACGGACAAAATTTATTATCGCCACTCTCAACATCCAGGCGGATTAAAAGCTCGTACAGCTTTAGAAATGCGGACGAACTATCCTGAGAAAATGCTTGAATTAGCCGTTAAAGGAATGCTTCCAAAAGGCTCCCTTGGACGTCAAATGTTTAAAAAATTGCATGTCTATGCTGGTCCGGAACATCCACATCAAGCGCAAAAACCGGAAAATTATGAACTTCGCGGATAATTGAAAGAGGAGGGTATTAATTTGGCACAAGTTCAATATTACGGAACAGGTCGTCGTAAAAGCTCAGTTGCTCGCGTTCGTTTAGTTCCTGGCGATGGACGTATCGTCATTAACGGCCGCGATGTTGAAAATTATATTCCATTTGCAGCTTTACGTGAAGTGATTAAACAACCTTTAGTGATTACAGAAACGCTTGGAAATTATGATGTATTAGTAAACGTAAAAGGCGGCGGTTATACTGGTCAAGCAGGCGCTATTCGCCACGGAATCGCTCGTGCGCTGCTTCAAGCTGATCCGGAATATCGTCAACCACTAAAACGTGCAGGACTCTTGACTCGCGATGCACGCATGAAAGAACGTAAGAAGTATGGTCTCAAAGGCGCTCGTCGTGCACCACAATTCTCAAAACGTTAATTGTACGTATCAAAGGCTCTCAATCTTTATGGTTGGGGGTCTTTTTTATGTGCGCCCGGCATGTACATGAACTATAGGGTGTAAGTCCCGAACCCCGAAGACAGAAGTAGAGGTTAGCCAAGAGCAAGGGTGTCCGTGGTGACGCGGAATCTGAAGGAAGCTGGAGGCAAAACACCGGTCCGAGGAACACGAACCTCATATAAGGCTAGGTATGATTGAGTGAGTTTGCATAACAAAACAAAGCTCTTTCTGTCGAAGGTCATATCGAGTAAATGAGGCGGATAGATGGTGTGAAAGTGCATGTACTTACCCGGGGAGGTCTGGCGGATATGTGAAGTACTCTTCATAACCTACTTAGTGATAAGTAGCTGAACCGTCAGAAGTCAGCAGAGGTCATAGTATTAGTTGGTCTAGAACAACTAAGAAGGACCGAACAATTAAGAGAGAATAGCCCTTGGTATTCAGTGAGTCATGATGAACACAGAAAACGTAGTACCTCACTTGAGGGAGGAAGCGGTGAATCCCGTGGGAGACCTCTTGGAGGGTGGAGTGACCACTGGCATAAAGAGAACAGCTATTCACGGAAGTTATAAAGACTTGCGTCAATTATCTTAATTGAACCGCCGTATACGGAACCGTACGTACGGTGGTGTGAGAGGACGGGAGTTAATCGCTCCCTCCTACTCGATTTAGAAGAAATTGTATTCACTCTAGATGGCAGTAATGATCCTCCCTTCTACGCCAAGATAACAAGCATCGTATAGTTTCTTTTTTTTGTCGAAAAATAGGACAAAGGAGGATTCTATCGATGACTGTTATTACTTCCTTTACAGAACGATTGCGAAAAAAGGAAATTCAACTTGAACGAAGTCTGTTAAAGGAACTTTCTATCCAAAATTTGCAAAACAGCATTCGAATGTACTTTGGCACGATCCATCTTTTTGGAAATGTTTTGATGGATGATCCGGGATTTGAGGATGCTTGTTTCGATGTGGGGATCGAATCCTACTTATTAGGAGGAAGGTACAGCAAATTTGGATTTTATGGTGAAGACACCAATGTGGTGAAAAATAGATGTCAGCATGAAATCGAGTATTTGACGGATACGTTATATCATTTTTGGCTGTATTGGTGGAAAATCGGCGTGGCTGATAACGTCGATGAATCCACTTTCTACAATTGCAGCCAGTTTGTTGATTACTGGTGGAATGAAGGATACTCCCAGGGAAAGAAACGGTTAAAACTTCGGCTTCATTAACTCGGTCATAGAAAATGGCCTTCGAGTTGGTCTAAAATCCCCCCTTGTCCCATATGTTAAAAAGTAGAGAGAACAAGGAGGGGGCGCTCTATGCACCGGAGATTAAAGTGGGGAGTTTATATATTAGGCTGTGTGCTCATTTTTTTACTAATCCAGTTTAAATTTTTAGAAAACCACTCATGGAAGCCTTGGAATTTGCCGTTATCGGGAAAAATCATTTATTTGGATCCTGGGCATGGCGGTCCCGACGGCGGCGCTACAAAAGACGGTACGCAGGAAAAAGACATTGCTTTAAATGTAGCCAAAAAGGTGAGAGATTATTTACAACAGCAGGGAGCGCTCGTCGTGCTGACACGAGAAAAGGATAAGGACTTAGCAAACCAAGACACGAGCGGACTAAGCCGACGCAAAACAGAAGATTTGAAAAAAAGACTGGATCTCATTAATAAATCGGATGCCGACCTTTTTATAAGCATTCATTTAAATTCTATCCCTTCCCCGCAATGGAGAGGAGCCCAGACGTTTTTTTCCCCGCATTATAAAGAAAATCAAAAAGTCGCAAAATTAATCCAAGACGAACTAGTTTTAAACTTGGAAAACACCAATCGTTTAGCGAAAGCCATTGACCATGTATATATTTTAAGATATGCGAAAAAGCCAGGAGCTTTAGTGGAA of the Bacillus smithii genome contains:
- a CDS encoding energy-coupling factor ABC transporter ATP-binding protein is translated as MDIKLQHVEYRYSAGTPFERFALKDVSFDIPEGTFLAVIGHTGSGKSTLLQHLNALLQPTSGQVKIGENVIEAGRKNKNLKPIRQKVGIVFQFPEHQLFEETVEKDICYGPINFGVPEEEAKRRARLAAKKVGLPEDVLQKSPFDLSGGQMRRVAIAGVLAMEPEVLVLDEPTAGLDPRGRREIMDLFYKLHQEKKMTTILVTHSMEDAALYADEIVIMHQGKLARKGKPEEIFSSPEELFGLGLNVPDVVKFQYMFEKKSGIRLGKTCLSVQELADELERLYKRGGQP
- a CDS encoding energy-coupling factor transporter transmembrane component T family protein, which produces MMEKMIFGRYVPGDSIVHRLDPRSKLVFVIAFVCIVFLANNMATYGILTAFTVFLIFLSRIPFRFLLAGLKPILWLILFTFLLQLFFTREGPLVFQLGFIKFYQVGIQQGVFISLRFFILVLVTSLLTLTTTPISITDGLESLLGPFKKIKLPVHELALMISIALRFIPTLMDETEKIMKAQTARGTDFSGGPLKERIRAVVPLLIPLFVSSFKRAEDLAVAMEARGYKGGEGRTKYRLLTWKLRDTFVLVIIVIFAVVLWLLRS
- the truA gene encoding tRNA pseudouridine(38-40) synthase TruA, translated to MVRMKCVISYDGSGFAGYQIQPAKRTVQSEIESALKVLHKGEAVKVTASGRTDAGVHARGQVIHFDTSLPIPETKWVQVLNSIFPEDIAAIQVEAVDDAFHARFSATGKEYRYRLYTTPHRDPLKRFYAYHFPHSLNIEAMEEAARYLTGTHDFTSFCSAKTEVKDKVRTIRKIAIVQEGEEIVFQLVGNGFLYNMVRIIVGTLLECGTGKRSPGEIPEILEAKDRSKAGKTVPPEGLYLWNVFYDN
- the rplM gene encoding 50S ribosomal protein L13, producing MRTTYMAKANEIERKWYVVDAEGQTLGRLASEVASILRGKHKPTYTPNVDTGDHVIIINAEKIELTGKKLTDKIYYRHSQHPGGLKARTALEMRTNYPEKMLELAVKGMLPKGSLGRQMFKKLHVYAGPEHPHQAQKPENYELRG
- the rpsI gene encoding 30S ribosomal protein S9, which encodes MAQVQYYGTGRRKSSVARVRLVPGDGRIVINGRDVENYIPFAALREVIKQPLVITETLGNYDVLVNVKGGGYTGQAGAIRHGIARALLQADPEYRQPLKRAGLLTRDARMKERKKYGLKGARRAPQFSKR
- a CDS encoding DUF2521 family protein; amino-acid sequence: MTVITSFTERLRKKEIQLERSLLKELSIQNLQNSIRMYFGTIHLFGNVLMDDPGFEDACFDVGIESYLLGGRYSKFGFYGEDTNVVKNRCQHEIEYLTDTLYHFWLYWWKIGVADNVDESTFYNCSQFVDYWWNEGYSQGKKRLKLRLH
- the cwlD gene encoding N-acetylmuramoyl-L-alanine amidase CwlD, which gives rise to MHRRLKWGVYILGCVLIFLLIQFKFLENHSWKPWNLPLSGKIIYLDPGHGGPDGGATKDGTQEKDIALNVAKKVRDYLQQQGALVVLTREKDKDLANQDTSGLSRRKTEDLKKRLDLINKSDADLFISIHLNSIPSPQWRGAQTFFSPHYKENQKVAKLIQDELVLNLENTNRLAKAIDHVYILRYAKKPGALVEIGFLSNHDEREQLKTDDYQEKVAASIYKGVLRYFTE